A section of the Pseudomonas lini genome encodes:
- a CDS encoding hybrid sensor histidine kinase/response regulator, with protein sequence MTPEQMRDASLLELFSLEAEAQTLVLSAGLLALERDPTQADYLESCMRAAHSLKGAARIVGVDAGVSVAHVMEDYLVSAQEGRLYLRPEHIDALLQGTDLLMRIATPGNAPAPADIDAYVVLMGRLLDHMAATAPMTPSMAELQLEPPTPKVEPPMPAATEASPAAPGEPAPMAKRTTESGERVLRVTAERLNSLLDLSSKSLVETQRLKPHLATMQRLKRMQNNGLRALENLNVHLKDHALSLEALEALGDARRLLAESQRLLAEKNAELDEFAWHASQRAQVLYDTALACRMRPFADVLSGQVRMVRDLGRNLGKQVRLEIEGDKTQVDRDVLEKLEAPLTHLLRNAVDHGIETREQRLLAGKPEEGLIRLRASHQAGLLVLELSDDGNGVDLEKLRRNIVERQLSPAETAAQLSEEELLTFLFLPGFSLRDSVTEVSGRGVGLDAVQHMVRQLRGAVVLEQTAGAGSRFHLEVPLTLSVVRSLVVEVGDEAYAFPLAHIERMCDLEPADIVQVEGRQHFWHEGRHVGLVAASQLLNRPASQNSTQTLKVVVIREREAIYGVAVERFIGERTLVVLPLDERLGKVQDISAGALLDDGSVVLIVDVEDMLRSVDKLLNTGRLERIARHANQAVEAARKRILVVDDSLTVRELQRKLLLNRGYDVAVAVDGMDGWNALRSEDFDLLITDIDMPRMDGIELVSLLRRDNRLQSLPVMVVSYKDREEDRRRGLDAGADYYLAKASFHDDALLDAVVELIGGARA encoded by the coding sequence ATGACCCCCGAGCAGATGCGTGACGCCTCTTTGCTGGAACTCTTCAGCCTGGAAGCCGAGGCCCAGACCCTGGTGCTGAGCGCAGGCCTGTTGGCGCTTGAGCGCGATCCGACCCAGGCCGACTACCTTGAGTCGTGCATGCGCGCGGCCCATTCGCTCAAGGGCGCGGCGCGGATTGTCGGTGTCGATGCCGGGGTCAGCGTCGCTCATGTGATGGAAGATTACCTGGTCAGCGCCCAGGAAGGGCGCCTGTACCTGCGGCCCGAACACATTGATGCATTGTTGCAAGGCACCGATCTGCTGATGCGGATTGCGACGCCGGGCAACGCTCCGGCGCCTGCGGATATCGACGCTTACGTTGTCTTGATGGGACGGCTGCTTGATCACATGGCGGCCACGGCCCCCATGACGCCGTCGATGGCAGAACTTCAGCTGGAACCGCCGACGCCCAAGGTTGAGCCGCCCATGCCGGCCGCCACCGAAGCCTCCCCGGCAGCGCCCGGCGAGCCGGCGCCCATGGCTAAACGCACCACCGAAAGTGGCGAACGTGTATTACGCGTCACGGCCGAGCGCTTGAACAGCCTGCTCGATTTGTCCAGTAAATCCTTGGTGGAAACCCAGCGGCTCAAGCCGCACCTGGCCACCATGCAGCGCCTTAAACGCATGCAGAACAACGGCCTGCGGGCGCTGGAAAACCTCAACGTCCATCTCAAGGACCATGCCTTGAGCCTCGAAGCCCTGGAAGCCTTGGGCGATGCCCGTCGATTACTGGCGGAGTCCCAGCGATTGCTCGCGGAAAAAAACGCCGAGCTCGATGAGTTCGCCTGGCACGCCAGTCAGCGCGCACAGGTGTTGTATGACACGGCGCTGGCCTGTCGCATGCGGCCGTTCGCCGACGTGCTGAGTGGACAAGTGCGCATGGTTCGCGATCTCGGCCGCAACCTCGGTAAGCAGGTGCGGCTGGAGATCGAGGGCGACAAGACTCAAGTCGATCGCGACGTTCTGGAAAAACTCGAAGCGCCGCTGACGCACCTGCTGCGCAATGCGGTGGATCACGGCATCGAAACCCGGGAACAACGGCTATTGGCCGGTAAACCGGAGGAAGGCCTTATCCGTCTGCGCGCGTCCCATCAAGCCGGTCTGCTGGTGTTGGAGCTCAGCGATGATGGCAATGGCGTCGATCTGGAAAAACTGCGCCGCAATATCGTCGAGCGGCAGTTATCCCCAGCCGAGACCGCCGCTCAGTTGAGCGAAGAGGAGCTGCTGACGTTCCTGTTTCTGCCGGGTTTCAGCCTGCGCGACTCCGTTACTGAAGTTTCCGGGCGCGGCGTTGGCCTGGATGCGGTTCAGCACATGGTTCGCCAATTGCGCGGCGCCGTGGTGCTGGAGCAGACGGCGGGCGCGGGCAGCCGCTTTCATCTCGAAGTGCCGCTGACCCTGTCGGTGGTGCGCAGCCTGGTGGTGGAAGTCGGTGACGAGGCGTATGCCTTCCCGCTGGCGCACATCGAGCGCATGTGCGACCTGGAGCCTGCGGACATCGTGCAGGTCGAAGGGCGGCAGCACTTCTGGCACGAAGGCCGGCATGTCGGGCTGGTCGCCGCCAGTCAGCTGTTAAATCGCCCGGCGAGCCAGAACAGCACGCAGACCCTCAAAGTCGTGGTCATCCGCGAACGCGAGGCGATCTACGGAGTGGCGGTCGAGCGGTTTATCGGCGAGCGGACGCTGGTGGTGCTGCCGCTGGACGAGCGCCTGGGCAAGGTGCAGGACATTTCTGCCGGCGCCTTGCTCGACGACGGCTCGGTGGTGCTAATCGTCGACGTCGAAGACATGCTGCGTTCGGTGGATAAATTGCTCAATACCGGGCGTTTGGAGCGCATTGCCCGGCATGCCAATCAGGCCGTCGAAGCGGCGCGTAAACGGATTCTGGTGGTGGATGACTCGCTGACTGTTCGTGAGTTGCAGCGCAAATTACTGCTCAATCGCGGTTACGACGTCGCCGTGGCGGTGGACGGTATGGATGGCTGGAACGCCCTGCGTTCGGAGGATTTCGATCTGCTGATCACCGACATCGACATGCCACGCATGGATGGCATCGAGCTGGTGTCTTTATTGCGCCGCGATAACCGCCTGCAATCCCTGCCGGTGATGGTGGTGTCCTACAAGGACCGCGAAGAAGATCGCCGCCGTGGACTGGACGCCGGAGCCGACTATTATCTAGCCAAAGCGAGTTTTCATGATGACGCTTTGCTGGATGCAGTGGTTGAGCTCATTGGAGGCGCGCGGGCATGA
- the ydcS gene encoding putative ABC transporter substrate-binding protein YdcS has product MLVHKTALLSAITTALLASTSLQAAEPLKAVGAGEGQLDIVAWPGYIERGETDKAYDWVSAFEKETGCKVNVKTAGTSDEMVTLMTKGGYDLVTASGDASLRLIAGKRVQPINTALIPNWKNLDPRLKDAPWYVVNKQTYGTPYQWGPNVLMYNTKVFTQPPTSWGVLFEEQKLSDGKSNKGRVQAYDGPIYIADAALYLKTAKPELGITDPYLLDEKQYKAVLDLLRAQQKLIHRYWHDTTVQMSDFKNEGVVASSSWPYQVNGLMNEKQPIASTIPKEGATGWADTTMLHAEAKHPNCAYKWMDWSLQPKVQGDVAAWFGSLPAVPAACKASELLGAEGCKTNGFDQFDKIAFWKTPQAEGGKFVPYSRWTQDYIAIMGGR; this is encoded by the coding sequence ATGCTTGTGCACAAGACCGCACTGCTCAGTGCAATCACCACGGCGCTACTGGCCAGCACCAGCCTGCAGGCCGCCGAACCGCTGAAAGCCGTCGGCGCCGGCGAAGGTCAGCTGGATATCGTCGCCTGGCCTGGCTATATCGAACGGGGTGAAACCGACAAGGCCTACGACTGGGTCAGCGCTTTCGAGAAGGAAACCGGCTGTAAGGTCAACGTCAAGACGGCCGGCACGTCCGATGAAATGGTCACCCTGATGACCAAGGGCGGTTACGACCTGGTGACGGCGTCCGGCGATGCCTCTCTGCGCCTGATCGCCGGCAAACGTGTGCAGCCGATCAACACCGCACTGATCCCCAACTGGAAGAATCTCGACCCGCGCCTGAAGGATGCACCGTGGTACGTGGTCAACAAGCAGACTTACGGCACCCCCTATCAATGGGGCCCGAATGTGCTGATGTACAACACCAAGGTGTTCACGCAACCGCCGACCAGTTGGGGCGTGCTGTTCGAAGAGCAGAAGCTGTCCGACGGCAAATCCAACAAGGGCCGCGTGCAAGCGTATGACGGCCCGATCTACATCGCCGACGCGGCGCTGTACCTGAAAACCGCCAAGCCGGAACTGGGCATCACGGATCCGTACCTGCTCGACGAAAAACAATACAAGGCCGTTCTCGACTTGCTGCGCGCCCAGCAAAAGTTGATCCACCGCTACTGGCACGACACCACCGTGCAGATGAGTGATTTCAAGAACGAAGGCGTGGTGGCTTCCAGCTCCTGGCCCTATCAGGTCAACGGCTTGATGAACGAGAAACAGCCCATCGCCTCGACCATCCCGAAAGAAGGTGCCACCGGGTGGGCCGACACCACCATGTTGCACGCCGAGGCCAAGCACCCGAACTGCGCTTACAAGTGGATGGACTGGTCGCTGCAACCGAAAGTCCAGGGTGATGTGGCGGCGTGGTTTGGTTCGTTGCCGGCGGTTCCAGCGGCGTGTAAGGCAAGCGAACTGCTGGGCGCCGAGGGTTGCAAGACCAACGGTTTCGACCAGTTCGACAAGATCGCCTTCTGGAAAACCCCGCAGGCTGAAGGCGGCAAGTTCGTGCCTTACAGCCGCTGGACCCAGGATTACATTGCGATTATGGGCGGTCGCTAG
- a CDS encoding CheR family methyltransferase, translated as MSSDQRFFDFLKERIGLDVGSVGPALIERAVRQRITAVRVPTADEYWHILLGSRDEQQALIEAVIVPETWFFRYPESFATLAKLAAKRLAAINNMRALRILSLPCSTGEEPYSIAMALLDSGLAPHQFKVDGMDVSPLSVEKARLALYGKNSFRGQDIDFRERHFTAENDHYRLSGRVLEQVRLQVGNLLDPALLASEPPYDFVFCRNLLIYFDQTTQQQVFDVLKRLTHVDGVLFIGPAEGSLLGRFGMRSIGIPQSFAFSRQSTPEPLATFVPTPLPLPVQQPVRSVTPPPVRSRPFATIVPMPQVAANPSKSIPSDASTLLANIAALANEGKSAEARAACDSYLRNHEPVAQVFYWLGLLSDVAGSALEAQGFYRKALYLEPQHPDALMHLAALLQSQGDTAGARRLQARAARSERAADSERKR; from the coding sequence ATGAGCAGCGATCAAAGGTTTTTCGATTTCCTCAAAGAACGCATCGGCCTCGATGTGGGCTCGGTCGGCCCGGCGCTCATCGAACGCGCGGTGCGCCAGCGTATCACCGCCGTCAGGGTGCCGACGGCCGATGAGTACTGGCACATCCTGCTGGGCTCGCGCGACGAACAACAGGCGCTGATCGAAGCGGTGATCGTCCCCGAGACCTGGTTTTTCCGTTATCCGGAATCCTTTGCCACGCTGGCGAAACTGGCGGCCAAGCGGCTGGCGGCGATCAATAACATGCGCGCCCTGCGGATTCTCAGCCTGCCGTGTTCCACCGGCGAAGAGCCGTACTCCATCGCCATGGCCCTGCTCGATAGCGGGCTGGCGCCGCACCAGTTCAAGGTCGACGGCATGGATGTCAGTCCGCTGTCGGTGGAAAAGGCCAGGCTGGCGCTGTACGGCAAAAATTCGTTTCGTGGCCAGGACATCGACTTTCGCGAGCGGCATTTCACGGCTGAAAACGACCACTATCGTCTCAGCGGGCGCGTGCTTGAGCAGGTGCGTTTGCAGGTCGGCAATTTGCTCGATCCGGCCTTGCTGGCCAGTGAGCCACCCTATGACTTCGTGTTCTGTCGCAATTTGCTGATCTATTTCGATCAGACGACCCAGCAGCAAGTGTTCGATGTACTCAAGCGCCTGACCCACGTCGATGGCGTGCTGTTTATCGGCCCGGCGGAGGGCAGTCTGCTGGGGCGTTTCGGCATGCGCTCGATCGGCATCCCGCAGTCGTTTGCCTTCAGTCGTCAAAGTACGCCGGAACCGCTGGCGACCTTCGTGCCGACGCCGCTGCCGCTTCCGGTGCAACAACCGGTGCGCAGCGTGACACCGCCACCAGTGCGCAGTCGGCCTTTCGCGACGATCGTGCCGATGCCTCAGGTCGCCGCCAACCCTTCGAAATCCATTCCTTCGGACGCCAGCACGCTACTGGCGAACATCGCCGCGCTAGCCAATGAAGGCAAAAGCGCTGAGGCCCGCGCCGCGTGCGACAGTTATTTGCGCAATCACGAGCCGGTAGCACAGGTCTTCTATTGGCTGGGGCTGCTCAGCGATGTCGCCGGCAGCGCGCTCGAGGCCCAGGGTTTTTATCGCAAGGCGTTGTACCTCGAACCGCAACACCCCGACGCATTGATGCACCTGGCCGCCTTGCTGCAGTCCCAGGGCGACACGGCCGGTGCCAGACGATTACAGGCCCGCGCCGCCCGCAGCGAGCGCGCCGCTGACAGTGAGCGTAAACGATGA
- a CDS encoding ABC transporter ATP-binding protein — translation MTLAVQFSNVSRQFGEVKAVDRVSIDIQDGEFFSLLGPSGSGKTTCLRLIAGFEQPSTGSIRIHGAEAAGLPPYQRDVNTVFQDYALFPHMNVLDNVAYGLKVKGVGKSERQKRAEEALDMVALGGYGERKPVQLSGGQRQRVALARALVNRPRVLLLDEPLGALDLKLREQMQGELKKLQRQLGITFIFVTHDQTEALSMSDRVAVFNKGRIEQVDTPRNLYMKPATTFVAEFVGTSNVIRGDLAQQLSGNPQPFSIRPEHVRFAEGPLASHEIEVSGLLHDIQYQGSATRYELKLENGQTLNISQANVQWLDVSAQHQTGQRISARWAREAMIPLHDNVVGGV, via the coding sequence ATGACGCTTGCAGTCCAGTTCAGCAACGTTTCCCGTCAGTTCGGCGAAGTGAAGGCCGTTGACCGGGTTTCCATCGATATCCAGGACGGCGAGTTCTTTTCCCTGCTGGGCCCTTCCGGCTCGGGCAAAACCACTTGCCTGCGCCTGATCGCCGGTTTCGAGCAACCGAGCACTGGCTCCATCCGTATTCATGGCGCCGAAGCCGCCGGGCTGCCGCCGTATCAGCGCGACGTGAACACCGTGTTCCAGGATTACGCGCTGTTCCCGCACATGAACGTACTCGACAACGTCGCCTACGGTTTGAAAGTCAAAGGCGTCGGCAAGTCCGAACGCCAAAAACGCGCCGAAGAAGCCCTCGACATGGTCGCTCTCGGCGGTTACGGCGAGCGCAAACCGGTGCAACTCTCCGGTGGCCAGCGTCAGCGTGTAGCCCTGGCCCGCGCATTGGTCAATCGCCCTCGCGTGTTGCTGCTCGACGAGCCCTTGGGCGCCCTCGATCTGAAACTGCGCGAGCAAATGCAAGGCGAGCTGAAGAAGCTGCAACGCCAGCTCGGCATTACCTTTATCTTCGTCACCCACGACCAGACCGAAGCACTGTCGATGTCCGACCGCGTGGCGGTATTCAATAAGGGCCGCATCGAACAGGTCGACACACCGCGCAACCTGTACATGAAACCGGCGACCACGTTCGTCGCCGAATTCGTCGGCACGTCCAACGTGATTCGCGGCGATCTGGCGCAGCAGTTGAGCGGCAATCCACAGCCGTTTTCGATCCGCCCGGAACACGTGCGTTTCGCCGAAGGCCCGCTGGCCAGCCATGAAATCGAAGTCAGCGGCCTGCTGCACGACATCCAGTACCAAGGCAGCGCCACCCGTTATGAACTGAAACTGGAAAACGGCCAGACGCTGAACATCAGCCAGGCCAACGTCCAGTGGCTAGACGTCAGCGCGCAACATCAGACCGGGCAGCGCATCAGCGCTCGTTGGGCGCGCGAGGCGATGATCCCGCTGCACGACAATGTTGTGGGCGGGGTGTGA
- a CDS encoding chemotaxis protein CheW: MSELAVKRGAVMPVKQSLFLVFRIGNERYALQAIEVAEVLPQLPLKPIPRAPDWVAGVFAYRGAVVPVIDLSALTFGQPAQARTSTRLVLVHYRPDEATPAQLLGLILEQATDTLRCNPADFQPYGLDNRQAPYLGPVREDAQGLLQWVRVADLLDEQVRALLFPSPPLDLAQFEEQG; encoded by the coding sequence ATGAGTGAACTCGCGGTCAAACGCGGCGCGGTGATGCCAGTGAAACAATCGTTGTTTCTGGTGTTCCGCATCGGCAACGAGCGTTACGCCCTGCAGGCCATCGAGGTGGCCGAAGTGCTGCCGCAACTGCCGTTGAAACCGATTCCCCGGGCGCCGGACTGGGTGGCCGGCGTGTTCGCCTATCGCGGCGCGGTGGTGCCGGTGATCGACCTCAGCGCCCTGACGTTCGGCCAACCGGCTCAGGCTCGCACCAGCACGCGGCTGGTGCTGGTGCACTATCGGCCGGATGAGGCGACGCCTGCGCAATTGCTGGGGCTGATTCTGGAACAGGCCACCGACACGCTGCGCTGCAACCCGGCGGACTTTCAGCCTTATGGCCTGGACAATCGCCAGGCGCCGTATCTCGGGCCGGTGCGCGAAGATGCCCAGGGTTTACTGCAATGGGTGCGGGTTGCCGATTTGCTGGACGAGCAGGTCCGCGCCTTGTTGTTTCCCTCGCCGCCGCTGGACCTGGCGCAGTTTGAGGAGCAGGGATGA
- a CDS encoding chemotaxis response regulator protein-glutamate methylesterase produces MKIAIVNDMPMAVEALRRALAFEPAHEVVWVAGNGAEAVQRCAEYTPDLILMDLIMPLMDGVEATRRIMAETPCAIVIVTVDREQNVHRVFEAMGYGALDVVDTPAIGGGNPQEAAAPLLRKIMNIGWLIGDKSNRVRSAPSSHRHSSSRQHLVAIGSSAGGPAALEVLLKGLPRDFSAAIVLVQHVDQVFAAGMAEWLASASGLDVRLAQEGEPPQSGTVLLAGTNHHIRLLKNGTLAYTAEPVNEIYRPSINVFFESVASYWSGDAVGVLLTGMGRDGAQGLKLMRQQGYLTIAQDQQSSAVYGMPKAAATLNAAVEIRPLDKIAPRLLEIFSK; encoded by the coding sequence ATGAAAATCGCTATCGTCAACGACATGCCCATGGCGGTAGAGGCCTTGCGCCGCGCTTTGGCGTTCGAACCGGCGCACGAGGTGGTCTGGGTCGCCGGTAATGGGGCAGAGGCGGTGCAACGTTGCGCCGAATACACCCCGGATCTGATCCTGATGGATTTGATCATGCCGTTGATGGACGGTGTGGAAGCGACCCGGCGGATCATGGCCGAGACCCCGTGCGCGATTGTCATTGTCACCGTCGACCGCGAGCAGAACGTGCACCGGGTGTTCGAAGCCATGGGCTACGGCGCGCTGGATGTGGTTGATACCCCGGCTATCGGGGGTGGCAATCCTCAGGAAGCCGCCGCACCGCTGCTGCGCAAGATCATGAACATTGGCTGGCTGATCGGCGACAAGAGCAATCGGGTGCGATCGGCACCGAGCTCACACCGCCACTCGTCCTCGCGCCAGCATTTGGTGGCCATCGGTTCATCCGCTGGCGGGCCGGCGGCGCTGGAAGTGCTGCTCAAAGGCCTGCCTCGAGATTTTTCGGCGGCCATCGTGCTGGTCCAGCATGTGGATCAGGTGTTCGCCGCCGGCATGGCCGAATGGCTGGCCAGCGCCAGTGGCCTGGACGTGCGCCTGGCCCAGGAAGGCGAACCGCCGCAAAGCGGCACGGTTCTGCTGGCCGGGACCAACCATCATATTCGCTTGCTGAAAAACGGCACGCTGGCCTATACCGCCGAACCGGTCAACGAGATCTATCGGCCTTCGATCAATGTGTTTTTCGAGAGTGTGGCCAGTTATTGGAGCGGTGACGCCGTGGGCGTTCTGCTGACCGGTATGGGGCGCGACGGCGCGCAGGGGCTTAAACTCATGCGCCAGCAGGGCTACCTGACCATCGCCCAGGATCAACAAAGCAGTGCGGTGTACGGCATGCCGAAGGCGGCCGCGACCCTTAACGCGGCTGTGGAAATTCGCCCACTGGACAAGATAGCGCCACGATTGCTGGAAATCTTCTCAAAATGA
- a CDS encoding chemotaxis protein CheW has protein sequence MNAADTLSVTHEDAQAIDDCWNRIGIHGDKSCPLLSEHIHCRNCAVYSAAATRLLDRYALQQDDREQVSTVAGSDVKTRSLLMFRLGEEWLGLATRSLVEVAPLQAIHSLPHQRSRALLGVANVRGALVACLSLVELLGLDATSGVASGARVMPRMLIIAAHGGPVVVPVDEVDGIHAIDERILEAASQSGTQASAKYTRGVLQFKGRSLRWLDEEQLLSAVTRSLT, from the coding sequence ATGAACGCCGCCGACACCTTGAGCGTCACCCATGAAGATGCCCAGGCCATCGATGACTGCTGGAACCGCATCGGTATCCACGGCGACAAGTCCTGCCCGCTGCTGAGCGAGCACATTCATTGCCGCAATTGCGCGGTGTATTCGGCTGCCGCCACGCGCTTGCTCGACCGCTATGCCTTACAGCAGGACGACCGCGAGCAAGTCTCCACAGTGGCTGGGAGCGATGTGAAAACCCGCTCGCTGCTGATGTTTCGCCTCGGCGAAGAATGGCTGGGCCTGGCCACTCGCAGCCTGGTCGAAGTGGCGCCGCTGCAGGCGATTCACTCGTTGCCGCATCAGCGCTCCCGAGCATTGCTCGGTGTGGCGAATGTGCGCGGTGCCTTGGTGGCGTGCCTGTCGCTGGTGGAACTGCTGGGGCTCGACGCCACCAGTGGCGTGGCGTCCGGCGCGCGGGTGATGCCGCGGATGCTGATCATTGCCGCTCACGGCGGGCCAGTGGTGGTGCCGGTGGACGAGGTCGATGGGATTCATGCCATCGACGAGCGCATTCTCGAAGCGGCGTCTCAGTCCGGCACCCAGGCCAGCGCCAAATACACCCGTGGCGTTTTGCAATTCAAAGGTCGCAGCCTGCGTTGGCTGGATGAAGAACAGCTGCTGTCCGCCGTGACCCGGAGCCTCACATGA
- a CDS encoding tellurite resistance TerB family protein produces MNTRGLLDQLLKSGQDLLQNKAGGTQNKASSGGLGGLLGGSGSSGGLGSLLSGAGGGALAAGAMGLLLGSKKARSVGGKALTYGGLAALGVIAYKAYGNWQAQQGTAATTEPQTIDRLPAAQVEQHSQAILKALVAAAKADGHVDERERQLIEGEFSKLDNDQELQHWLHAELNKPLDPTDVARAASTPEMAAEMYIASVMLVDEENFMEKSYLDELARQLKLEPGLKAELEKQVRQASV; encoded by the coding sequence ATGAACACTCGTGGATTGCTCGATCAACTACTCAAATCCGGTCAGGATCTGTTGCAGAACAAGGCTGGTGGCACCCAGAACAAGGCGTCCAGCGGTGGTTTGGGCGGTTTGCTCGGCGGCAGCGGTAGTTCCGGCGGCCTCGGCAGTTTGCTCTCAGGTGCCGGCGGCGGTGCGTTGGCGGCGGGCGCCATGGGCCTGTTGCTGGGCAGCAAAAAGGCTCGCAGTGTTGGCGGCAAGGCCCTGACCTACGGCGGCCTCGCCGCATTGGGCGTGATTGCCTACAAGGCATACGGCAACTGGCAGGCCCAGCAGGGCACCGCAGCCACAACCGAGCCGCAAACGATCGACCGCTTGCCGGCGGCCCAGGTCGAGCAACACAGCCAGGCGATCCTCAAGGCGTTGGTGGCCGCGGCCAAGGCTGACGGTCATGTCGATGAGCGTGAACGTCAATTGATCGAAGGCGAGTTCAGCAAGCTCGACAATGATCAGGAGCTGCAACACTGGCTGCACGCCGAACTCAACAAACCGCTGGACCCGACCGACGTCGCCCGCGCCGCCAGCACCCCGGAAATGGCCGCTGAAATGTACATCGCCAGTGTGATGCTGGTGGATGAGGAGAACTTCATGGAGAAGTCCTACCTCGATGAGCTGGCGCGGCAGTTGAAGCTGGAACCGGGGTTGAAGGCAGAGTTGGAGAAGCAGGTGCGGCAGGCTTCGGTGTAA
- a CDS encoding methyl-accepting chemotaxis protein, which yields MKNWTLRQRILASFAVIIAIMLLMVVVSFSRLMKIDAGADRVRTDAVPGVYFSSMIRGAWVDSFNLTQQLVGLSGHREITAADQAMYKSFEERLDEQMANYRKTIFTPDDLALFEEFEVRHRLYNQEMSNVLDLYQRKEYEAARLALEQKLAPAWANGRKQLSSLLENNHALAEQSTLAISDAVTAAKISMGVSLLVAILVAGLCGLLLMRAIMAPMNRIVEILEIMRTGDLSSRLDLDRKDEFGAVETGFNDMMTELTSLVSQAQRSSVQVTTSVTEIAATSKQQQATATETAATTTEIGATSREIAATSRDLVRTMTEVSTAADQASVLAGSGQQGLARMEDTMHSVMGAADLVNAKLAILNEKAGNINQVVVTIVKVADQTNLLSLNAAIEAEKAGEYGRGFAVVATEVRRLADQTAVATYDIEQMVREIQSAVSAGVMGMDKFSEEVRRGMSEVQSVGEQLSQIIHQVQALAPRVLMVNEGMQAQATGAEQINHALVQLGDASSQTVESLRQASFAIDELSQVAVGLRGGVSRFKV from the coding sequence GTGAAGAACTGGACGTTGCGCCAACGCATTTTGGCGAGCTTTGCGGTGATTATCGCGATCATGCTGTTGATGGTCGTGGTGTCTTTTTCCCGGCTGATGAAGATTGACGCTGGCGCGGACAGGGTTCGCACCGATGCGGTTCCCGGGGTGTATTTCAGTTCGATGATCCGCGGGGCCTGGGTCGACAGTTTTAACCTGACCCAGCAGCTTGTCGGCCTTTCCGGCCATCGCGAAATAACCGCCGCCGACCAGGCCATGTACAAGAGCTTCGAAGAGCGCTTGGACGAGCAGATGGCCAACTACCGCAAGACTATTTTCACACCGGACGATCTTGCCCTCTTCGAGGAGTTCGAAGTGCGTCATCGGCTCTACAATCAAGAAATGAGCAATGTCCTCGACCTCTATCAGCGCAAAGAGTACGAGGCAGCGCGTCTTGCCCTGGAGCAAAAGCTCGCGCCGGCATGGGCCAATGGGCGCAAGCAGTTGAGCAGCCTTCTTGAAAATAATCACGCCCTGGCTGAACAATCCACGCTAGCCATCAGTGATGCGGTGACGGCCGCAAAAATCAGCATGGGTGTCTCTTTGCTGGTGGCGATTCTCGTCGCCGGCCTCTGTGGCCTGCTGCTGATGCGCGCGATCATGGCGCCGATGAATCGCATCGTGGAGATCCTCGAAATCATGCGCACCGGCGATCTCAGCAGTCGCCTGGATCTGGATCGCAAGGATGAGTTCGGCGCGGTGGAAACCGGCTTCAACGACATGATGACTGAGCTCACCTCGCTGGTGTCCCAGGCCCAGCGCTCCTCGGTGCAGGTCACCACGTCGGTCACGGAAATCGCCGCGACATCCAAGCAGCAGCAGGCCACGGCCACCGAAACCGCTGCCACCACTACCGAAATCGGTGCGACATCGCGGGAAATCGCCGCCACGTCGCGGGACCTGGTGCGGACCATGACCGAAGTCTCCACCGCCGCCGATCAGGCATCGGTGCTTGCCGGCTCCGGTCAACAAGGCTTGGCGCGCATGGAAGACACCATGCACTCGGTGATGGGCGCGGCGGATCTGGTGAACGCCAAACTGGCGATCCTCAATGAGAAGGCCGGCAACATCAATCAAGTGGTGGTGACCATCGTCAAAGTCGCCGACCAAACCAACCTGCTGTCCCTGAACGCCGCGATCGAAGCCGAGAAGGCCGGTGAGTACGGTCGCGGGTTTGCCGTGGTCGCCACCGAAGTGCGGCGTCTGGCGGACCAGACCGCTGTGGCCACCTACGACATCGAGCAGATGGTGCGCGAGATCCAGTCGGCGGTGTCCGCCGGGGTCATGGGCATGGACAAGTTCTCCGAAGAAGTGCGTCGTGGCATGTCCGAAGTGCAGTCGGTGGGCGAGCAGCTGTCGCAGATCATCCATCAGGTTCAAGCGCTGGCACCACGGGTGTTGATGGTCAATGAAGGCATGCAGGCCCAGGCCACCGGCGCCGAGCAAATCAACCACGCGTTGGTGCAGTTGGGCGATGCCAGCAGCCAGACCGTCGAGTCTCTGCGTCAGGCCAGTTTCGCCATCGATGAGCTGAGCCAGGTGGCCGTGGGGCTGCGTGGCGGCGTCTCGCGATTCAAAGTCTGA